In Streptomyces sp. NBC_01408, one DNA window encodes the following:
- a CDS encoding SMC family ATPase yields MRLHRLRITAFGPFAEPQEIDFDALSGAGIFLLHGPTGAGKTSVLDAVCYALYGSVPGPRQAPGTSLRSDHAAAETPTEVTLELTAGGRRLEITRRPEQDRPKKRGTGTTKDKAQSWLREHTGEGWAALSRSHQEIGEEVEQLLGMSREQFCQVVLLPQGEFARFLRADEAARGRLLGRLFDTRRFAAVEALLGERRRAAEAKVRAGDEKVLHTAQRLAQASGDSADLRAWPLPGHQPGDPGLAGAVRAWAAVARCSARERLTVAEYALAAVEGRHAAARRAAEDTRELDRLQRRHAETARRAAVLAAAGPERERVRGLLDRARRGALVAPALELRGAASAAHLSAAHAEAAARAELPPALAEAGTEQLAAVEQRLREDLGALGAAQRAEQRSAEIGRERANLEREARAAEEQHQESAEWLERWEATRAALQERADAAQQAATLAEQLAGRLEPARLHLNAARRRDELAAAAEGAGAELLSVREESAAARERWLELKEARLRGIAAELAEALVTGEACAVCGSAEHPAPARPAPGHVDRAAEDAAHALSERAEEARAAVERRLAAVEEARTEAAAAAGDATTAELLDLTSDLSSRHAAAHAAAAGLHAARERLARADREHAARSADRLDSERRAAARASRREALDQEQASLEAELARVRGDAPTVAARARTLEDRVRMVSGAASALRRAEATAARLKEADDQLADAAFKAGFDTVEAASDAVLPEYERTALQHRMDAWQAEEATLADRRAEAGTAEAAALPPAEPERAEAYAVQAAAKLRTASSAFDAARVRCAELDRLSRQAEQELRALGPLREAYDRVARLAGLTAGTSADNERRMRLEAYVLAARLEQVAAAATVRLLRMSGGRYTLVHSDARAGGRGRSGLGLHVVDAWTGSERDTATLSGGETFFASLALALGLADVVTDEAGGMRLDTLFIDEGFGSLDDQALDEVLDVLDSLRERDRSVGIVSHVADLRSRVQAQLEIVKQRGGSVVRHRTAGLTD; encoded by the coding sequence ATGAGGCTGCACCGGCTGCGGATCACCGCCTTCGGGCCGTTCGCCGAACCCCAGGAGATCGACTTCGACGCCCTGTCCGGCGCCGGGATCTTCCTGCTGCACGGACCCACCGGCGCGGGCAAGACCTCCGTCCTGGATGCCGTCTGCTACGCCCTCTACGGATCGGTCCCCGGCCCGCGCCAGGCCCCCGGCACCAGCCTGCGCAGCGACCACGCGGCCGCCGAGACCCCCACCGAGGTCACCCTGGAGCTCACCGCGGGCGGCCGGCGCCTGGAGATCACCCGCCGCCCCGAACAGGACCGGCCCAAGAAGCGCGGCACCGGCACCACCAAGGACAAGGCCCAGAGCTGGCTGCGCGAGCACACCGGCGAGGGCTGGGCGGCGCTCAGCCGCTCGCACCAGGAGATCGGCGAGGAGGTCGAGCAGCTGCTCGGCATGAGCCGCGAGCAGTTCTGCCAGGTCGTGCTGTTGCCGCAGGGCGAGTTCGCCCGCTTCCTGCGCGCCGACGAGGCGGCCCGCGGCCGCCTGCTCGGCCGGCTCTTCGACACCCGCCGCTTCGCCGCCGTCGAGGCCCTCCTCGGCGAACGCCGCCGGGCCGCCGAGGCCAAGGTGCGGGCCGGCGACGAGAAGGTGCTCCACACCGCCCAGCGCCTCGCCCAGGCCAGCGGGGACAGCGCCGACCTGCGGGCCTGGCCGCTGCCCGGCCACCAGCCCGGCGATCCCGGGCTCGCCGGGGCCGTCCGGGCCTGGGCCGCCGTCGCCCGCTGCTCCGCCCGGGAGCGCCTCACCGTCGCCGAATACGCGCTGGCCGCCGTCGAGGGCCGGCACGCCGCCGCCCGCCGGGCCGCCGAGGACACCCGCGAACTCGACCGCCTCCAGCGCCGGCACGCGGAAACCGCCCGGCGGGCCGCCGTACTCGCCGCAGCGGGCCCCGAACGGGAACGCGTGCGCGGCCTGCTGGACCGGGCCCGCCGGGGCGCCCTCGTGGCACCCGCCCTGGAACTGCGCGGCGCGGCCTCCGCCGCACACCTGTCCGCCGCGCACGCGGAGGCGGCCGCCCGCGCCGAACTCCCGCCCGCCCTCGCCGAGGCGGGCACCGAGCAGCTGGCCGCCGTCGAGCAGCGGCTGCGCGAGGACCTGGGCGCCCTCGGCGCCGCCCAGCGGGCCGAACAGCGCAGCGCCGAGATCGGCCGCGAGCGCGCCAACCTGGAGCGCGAGGCCCGCGCGGCCGAGGAACAGCACCAGGAGTCCGCCGAGTGGCTGGAGCGCTGGGAGGCCACCCGGGCCGCCCTCCAGGAGCGCGCCGACGCCGCCCAGCAGGCCGCCACCCTCGCCGAGCAGCTCGCCGGGCGGCTGGAACCGGCCCGGCTGCACCTGAACGCCGCCCGGCGGCGGGACGAGCTGGCCGCCGCCGCGGAGGGCGCCGGGGCCGAATTGCTCTCCGTACGCGAGGAGTCGGCCGCGGCACGCGAGCGCTGGCTGGAGCTGAAGGAGGCCCGGCTGCGGGGGATCGCCGCCGAACTCGCCGAGGCGCTGGTGACGGGGGAGGCCTGCGCCGTCTGCGGGTCGGCGGAGCACCCTGCTCCGGCCCGGCCAGCGCCCGGCCACGTGGACCGCGCCGCCGAGGACGCCGCCCACGCCCTGTCCGAGCGGGCCGAGGAGGCCCGGGCCGCCGTCGAGCGCCGCCTCGCCGCCGTCGAGGAGGCCCGCACCGAGGCCGCGGCCGCCGCCGGGGACGCCACCACCGCCGAACTCCTCGACCTCACCTCGGACCTGAGCTCCCGGCACGCCGCCGCCCACGCCGCGGCCGCCGGACTGCACGCCGCGCGCGAACGGCTGGCCCGCGCCGACCGCGAGCACGCCGCCCGCAGCGCCGACCGGCTCGACTCCGAGCGCCGAGCCGCCGCCCGGGCCTCCCGCCGCGAGGCCCTGGACCAGGAACAGGCCTCGCTGGAGGCCGAGCTGGCCCGCGTACGGGGCGACGCGCCCACCGTCGCGGCCCGCGCCCGCACCCTGGAGGACCGGGTCCGGATGGTCTCGGGAGCGGCCAGCGCGCTGCGCCGCGCCGAGGCCACCGCCGCCCGGCTGAAGGAGGCGGACGACCAGCTCGCCGACGCCGCCTTCAAGGCCGGCTTCGACACCGTGGAGGCCGCCTCCGACGCGGTCCTGCCCGAGTACGAACGCACCGCGCTCCAGCACCGGATGGACGCCTGGCAGGCGGAGGAGGCCACGCTGGCGGACCGCCGCGCCGAGGCCGGCACCGCCGAGGCGGCCGCCCTGCCCCCGGCCGAACCGGAACGGGCCGAGGCGTACGCGGTCCAGGCCGCGGCGAAGCTCCGTACGGCCAGCTCGGCCTTCGACGCCGCCCGGGTGCGCTGCGCCGAACTCGACCGGCTCTCGCGCCAGGCGGAGCAGGAACTGCGTGCCCTGGGCCCGCTGCGGGAGGCCTACGACCGGGTGGCCAGGCTGGCCGGGCTCACCGCGGGCACCTCCGCCGACAACGAGCGTCGGATGCGCCTGGAGGCGTACGTACTGGCCGCCCGCCTGGAGCAGGTCGCCGCGGCGGCGACGGTACGGCTGCTGCGCATGTCCGGCGGCCGCTACACCCTGGTCCACTCCGACGCGCGGGCCGGCGGACGGGGCCGTTCCGGCCTCGGGCTGCACGTGGTCGACGCCTGGACCGGAAGCGAGCGGGACACCGCCACCCTGTCGGGGGGCGAGACCTTCTTCGCCTCCCTCGCCCTCGCCCTCGGCCTGGCCGACGTGGTCACCGACGAGGCGGGCGGCATGCGGCTGGACACCCTGTTCATCGACGAGGGCTTCGGCAGCCTCGACGACCAGGCCCTGGACGAGGTGCTGGACGTACTGGACTCGCTGCGCGAACGCGACCGGAGCGTCGGCATCGTCAGCCACGTCGCCGACCTGCGGTCCCGGGTCCAGGCCCAGCTGGAGATCGTCAAGCAGCGCGGGGGCTCGGTGGTGCGTCACCGCACGGCGGGGCTCACGGACTGA
- a CDS encoding Lrp/AsnC family transcriptional regulator, which translates to MTGYSPDAIDWRILEVLQQDGRASFTELARAVSMSASAVTERVRRLEEVGVITGYTAVVDHEKLGKSILALVRLRYPHGNYKPFHDFLDATSEILEAHHVTGDDCFVLKVAARSMAHLEEVTGRIAGLGPVTTNIVYSSPLGRRPLSP; encoded by the coding sequence ATGACCGGATATTCCCCCGACGCCATCGACTGGCGCATCCTGGAAGTCCTCCAGCAGGACGGCCGGGCCAGTTTCACGGAGCTCGCCCGTGCCGTGTCCATGTCCGCCAGCGCCGTCACCGAGCGGGTGCGCCGCCTCGAGGAGGTCGGGGTCATCACCGGCTACACCGCGGTGGTCGACCACGAGAAGCTGGGCAAGTCGATCCTCGCCCTGGTGCGGCTGCGCTATCCGCACGGCAACTACAAGCCGTTCCACGACTTCCTCGACGCCACCTCCGAGATCCTGGAGGCCCACCACGTCACGGGTGACGACTGCTTCGTCCTCAAGGTCGCCGCCCGTTCGATGGCGCACCTGGAGGAGGTCACCGGACGGATCGCCGGCCTCGGCCCGGTGACCACGAACATCGTCTACTCGTCCCCGCTCGGGCGGCGGCCGCTCAGTCCGTGA
- a CDS encoding DUF885 domain-containing protein produces the protein MSEILHSGSATRLPRQVADAYVDDLIVLDPITGTYLGVAASSSKLPDFSPAGSAAAAELSRATLARLDAAEKLPGADSDAERRCARLLRERLTAELAVHEADESLRAVSNIHSPAHSVREVFTLTPADTDEEWAAIAERLRAVPAAYAGYRESLALGLERGLYGGPRPAATFVEQLTTWAGQDDDGARDFFGAFAAEGPEALRAELDEAAATATAAVVELRDWMRDVYAPAVADAPDTVGRERYARWSRYFNGTDLDLDEAYAYGWSEYHRLLGEMKAEAAKILPGSGPWEALRHLDEHGTHIEGVDEVRAWLQGLMDEAIENLDGTHFELAERVKRVESMIAPPGGAAAPYYTNPSEDFSRPGRTWLPTMGRTRFPVYDLVSTWYHEGVPGHHLQLAQWTHVADQLSRYQSTVGWVSANCEGWALYAERLMDELGYLKDAEQRLGYLDCQMMRAARVIVDIGMHLGLEIPADSPFHPGERWTVDLAQEFFGLHSGRPADFVESELTRYLSMPGQAIGYKLGERAWLLGRDNARAAHGDSFDLKAWHMAALSQGSLGLDDLVDELSKL, from the coding sequence ATGTCAGAGATCCTCCACAGCGGCAGCGCCACCCGGCTGCCCCGCCAGGTAGCCGACGCGTACGTCGACGACCTCATCGTCCTCGATCCGATCACGGGCACCTACCTCGGTGTCGCCGCGAGCTCCAGCAAGCTCCCGGACTTCTCTCCCGCGGGCTCCGCGGCGGCAGCCGAGCTGTCCCGCGCCACCCTCGCCCGCCTCGACGCCGCGGAGAAGCTGCCCGGCGCGGACAGTGACGCCGAGCGCCGCTGCGCGCGCCTGCTGCGGGAGCGGCTGACCGCCGAGCTCGCGGTGCACGAGGCCGACGAGAGCCTGCGCGCCGTCAGCAACATCCACTCCCCGGCCCACTCCGTCCGCGAGGTCTTCACCCTGACCCCCGCCGACACCGACGAGGAGTGGGCCGCGATCGCGGAGCGGCTGCGCGCCGTACCGGCCGCGTACGCCGGCTACCGCGAGAGCCTCGCGCTCGGCCTGGAGCGCGGGCTGTACGGCGGTCCGCGCCCGGCCGCCACGTTCGTCGAGCAGCTCACCACCTGGGCCGGCCAGGACGACGACGGCGCCCGCGACTTCTTCGGCGCGTTCGCCGCCGAGGGGCCCGAGGCGCTGCGCGCGGAGCTGGACGAGGCGGCGGCCACCGCCACGGCGGCCGTCGTCGAACTCCGCGACTGGATGCGCGACGTGTACGCCCCGGCCGTGGCGGACGCACCGGACACGGTGGGGCGCGAGCGCTACGCCCGCTGGTCGCGCTACTTCAACGGCACCGACCTGGACCTCGACGAGGCCTACGCGTACGGCTGGTCGGAGTACCACCGGCTGCTCGGCGAGATGAAGGCGGAGGCGGCCAAGATCCTGCCGGGCTCCGGCCCCTGGGAGGCGCTGCGCCACCTGGACGAGCACGGCACCCACATCGAGGGGGTCGACGAGGTCCGGGCGTGGCTCCAGGGCCTGATGGACGAGGCGATCGAGAACCTCGACGGCACCCACTTCGAACTCGCCGAGCGGGTCAAGCGGGTCGAGTCCATGATCGCCCCGCCGGGCGGTGCGGCGGCTCCGTACTACACCAACCCGTCGGAGGACTTCTCCCGTCCGGGCCGCACCTGGCTGCCGACCATGGGCCGGACCCGCTTCCCCGTGTACGACCTGGTCTCCACCTGGTACCACGAGGGCGTTCCGGGCCACCACCTCCAGCTGGCGCAGTGGACGCACGTGGCGGACCAGCTCTCCCGCTACCAGTCCACCGTCGGCTGGGTCAGCGCCAACTGCGAGGGCTGGGCCCTGTACGCGGAGCGGCTGATGGACGAGCTGGGCTACCTCAAGGACGCGGAGCAGCGCCTGGGTTACCTGGACTGCCAGATGATGCGGGCCGCGCGGGTGATCGTGGACATCGGCATGCACCTGGGTCTGGAGATCCCGGCCGACTCGCCGTTCCACCCGGGCGAGCGCTGGACGGTGGACCTGGCGCAGGAGTTCTTCGGGCTGCACAGCGGGCGTCCGGCGGACTTCGTCGAGAGCGAGCTGACGCGCTACCTGTCGATGCCGGGGCAGGCCATCGGGTACAAGCTCGGCGAGCGCGCCTGGCTGCTGGGCCGGGACAACGCCCGGGCGGCGCACGGTGACTCCTTCGACCTGAAGGCCTGGCACATGGCGGCGCTGTCGCAGGGTTCGCTGGGCCTGGACGACCTGGTGGACGAGCTCTCGAAGCTCTGA
- a CDS encoding GNAT family N-acetyltransferase, with protein sequence MTERIPAPAHRPHRHHWRRDLVELAALFCAVAVADAIANLVVHGPRGPVLLVASAVALLVTAAFHTWWARRHSHAPPPDTTAPTDPAPYPTAAPLTAGASAALWRMRTTVRDEPGSLAALCTTLAHNGVDILTLQTHPLPEGGTVDEFLLRAPQQLPSAELTRAVARAGGHSTWIERADAHDLVDTPTRVLGLATRTALDAAELPLALRQLLGRCTIHSIPATTLSGRPNAGADAPVEGVLEATVMRLRDPSGGAITVERPYLPFTPTEFARARALVELDARLGPRIPRSQDVLTLPEGNEITVRRADGSDQAAARAMHDRCSERTLSLRYHGPVADADRYLEHLLSPRFGRTLAATTASGKLVALGHLLWDGDETEVALLIEDDWQRRGIGSELLSRLIALAVEAGCDSVYAVTRASNTGMVAAMRGLGLPLDYQIEEGTLVITARLDATPVSSRLPYELTRETPGELPGDRRSPRQQR encoded by the coding sequence ATGACTGAGCGTATCCCCGCCCCCGCCCACCGTCCCCACCGCCACCACTGGCGCCGTGACCTCGTCGAACTGGCCGCGCTGTTCTGCGCCGTCGCGGTCGCCGACGCCATCGCGAACCTCGTCGTGCACGGTCCCAGGGGCCCGGTCCTGCTGGTCGCCTCGGCCGTCGCACTCCTCGTGACCGCCGCGTTCCACACATGGTGGGCGCGGCGCCACAGCCATGCGCCGCCGCCGGACACCACAGCGCCCACGGATCCGGCGCCGTACCCCACGGCCGCACCCCTCACGGCCGGGGCGAGCGCCGCGCTGTGGCGCATGCGGACGACCGTACGGGACGAACCCGGCTCCCTGGCCGCGCTCTGCACGACCCTCGCCCACAACGGTGTCGACATCCTGACCCTCCAGACCCACCCGCTCCCCGAGGGCGGGACGGTCGACGAGTTCCTGCTGCGCGCGCCGCAGCAGCTGCCCTCCGCCGAGCTCACCCGCGCCGTCGCCCGGGCCGGCGGCCACAGCACCTGGATCGAGCGCGCCGACGCCCACGACCTCGTCGACACCCCGACGCGCGTCCTGGGCCTGGCCACCCGCACCGCCCTGGACGCCGCCGAACTCCCCCTCGCACTGCGCCAGCTCCTCGGCCGCTGCACCATCCACTCGATCCCGGCGACCACCCTCTCGGGCCGGCCCAACGCGGGCGCCGACGCCCCGGTCGAAGGGGTCCTGGAAGCCACCGTCATGCGGCTGCGCGACCCTTCCGGCGGCGCGATCACCGTGGAGCGGCCCTACCTGCCCTTCACCCCGACCGAGTTCGCCCGGGCCCGCGCCCTGGTCGAGCTCGACGCCCGGCTCGGACCCCGCATCCCGCGCAGCCAGGACGTGCTGACCCTGCCCGAGGGCAACGAGATCACCGTCCGCCGCGCCGACGGCTCCGACCAGGCGGCCGCCCGCGCGATGCACGACCGCTGCTCCGAGCGCACCCTGTCGCTGCGCTACCACGGCCCCGTCGCCGACGCCGACCGCTACCTCGAACACCTGCTGAGCCCCCGCTTCGGCCGCACCCTCGCCGCCACCACCGCCTCCGGCAAGCTGGTCGCCCTCGGCCACCTGCTGTGGGACGGCGACGAGACCGAGGTCGCGCTCCTCATCGAGGACGACTGGCAGCGCCGCGGCATCGGCTCCGAACTCCTGAGCCGGCTGATCGCGCTGGCCGTCGAGGCCGGGTGCGACAGCGTGTACGCCGTCACCCGGGCCTCCAACACCGGCATGGTCGCCGCCATGCGCGGCCTCGGCCTTCCCCTCGACTACCAGATCGAGGAGGGCACCCTGGTGATCACGGCCCGGCTGGACGCGACTCCGGTCAGCTCCCGCCTCCCGTACGAGCTCACGCGCGAGACCCCGGGCGAGCTTCCGGGCGACCGGCGCAGCCCGCGGCAGCAGCGCTGA
- a CDS encoding alkaline phosphatase: protein MPHTRRTLLGGSLALSSALLATPVVGAPAFARSGRPSAAWGVQSGEITAHSATVWTRSDRLARMYVETSPSESFRYAVRRHRGPLLGPSTDFTGTTVLRDLPPGQQVHYRVLLADPEDPRRTGEPVHGTFRTTPVSRRQDVRFLWSGDLAGQGWGINPDLGGYRVFEEMRLRDPDFFLFSGDTIYADGPIQPSVPLRDGSLWRNITTEEKAKVAETLAEFRGNFRYNLLDGNLRGFNAQVPVLAQWDDHEVRNNWYPGQLIDDPRYTVREADTLAARARQAFGEYFPVTDLRGGRAEGRMYRVMRYGPLLDVFVLDMRTYRNANSPGTQTEDPIGILGPEQLAWLRRELSRSRATWKVIAADMPLGIVVAGGAANFEAVAQGDPGAPLGRELQIAELLRHIKHQRITGTVWLTADVHYTAANHYAPERAAFTDFAPFWEFVSGPIGAGGFPAGRLDATFGPETAYVQSAPVANMSPSENPPYYGEVDIDGAGGELTVRLRRQGGGVLFTQTLRPGRVGQ, encoded by the coding sequence ATGCCGCACACCCGACGGACCCTCCTCGGCGGGTCCCTCGCCCTGTCCTCCGCACTGCTCGCCACACCGGTGGTCGGGGCCCCGGCCTTCGCCCGTTCCGGCCGCCCGAGCGCGGCCTGGGGCGTCCAGTCCGGCGAGATCACCGCTCATTCGGCCACCGTCTGGACGCGCTCCGACCGCCTGGCGCGGATGTACGTCGAGACCTCCCCGAGCGAGTCGTTCCGCTACGCCGTACGCCGCCACCGCGGCCCGCTGCTCGGCCCGTCCACCGACTTCACCGGGACCACCGTCCTGCGCGACCTGCCGCCCGGGCAGCAGGTCCACTACCGGGTGCTCCTGGCCGACCCCGAGGACCCGCGCCGCACCGGCGAACCGGTCCACGGGACCTTCCGCACCACCCCCGTCTCCCGCCGCCAGGACGTGCGCTTCCTGTGGTCCGGGGACCTGGCGGGCCAGGGCTGGGGCATCAACCCCGATCTCGGCGGCTACCGCGTCTTCGAGGAGATGCGGCTGCGCGACCCCGACTTCTTCCTCTTCAGCGGGGACACGATCTACGCCGACGGCCCCATCCAGCCCTCCGTCCCCCTGCGCGACGGCAGCCTCTGGCGCAACATCACCACCGAGGAGAAGGCGAAGGTCGCCGAGACCCTCGCCGAGTTCCGCGGAAACTTCCGCTACAACCTGCTCGACGGCAACCTGCGCGGCTTCAACGCCCAGGTCCCGGTCCTCGCCCAGTGGGACGACCACGAGGTGCGCAACAACTGGTACCCCGGCCAGCTCATCGACGACCCCCGGTACACGGTCAGGGAGGCGGACACCCTCGCCGCCCGCGCCCGCCAGGCCTTCGGCGAGTACTTCCCCGTCACCGATCTGCGCGGCGGCCGCGCGGAGGGCCGGATGTACCGGGTGATGCGGTACGGCCCGCTGCTCGACGTCTTCGTGCTCGACATGCGCACCTACCGCAACGCCAACTCCCCCGGCACACAGACCGAGGACCCGATCGGCATCCTCGGCCCCGAGCAGCTGGCCTGGCTGCGGCGCGAGCTCTCCCGCTCCCGCGCCACCTGGAAGGTCATCGCCGCCGATATGCCGCTGGGCATCGTGGTCGCCGGCGGGGCCGCGAACTTCGAGGCCGTCGCACAGGGCGACCCGGGGGCCCCGCTGGGCCGCGAGCTCCAGATCGCCGAACTCCTGCGCCACATCAAGCACCAGCGCATCACCGGCACCGTGTGGCTCACCGCCGACGTCCACTACACCGCTGCCAACCACTACGCCCCCGAGCGCGCGGCCTTCACCGACTTCGCGCCCTTCTGGGAGTTCGTCTCGGGCCCGATCGGCGCCGGCGGCTTCCCGGCCGGGCGTCTCGACGCCACCTTCGGCCCGGAGACGGCGTACGTCCAGTCGGCTCCGGTCGCCAACATGTCCCCCTCGGAGAACCCGCCGTACTACGGCGAGGTGGACATCGACGGGGCCGGCGGGGAGCTGACCGTCCGGTTGCGGCGCCAGGGCGGCGGCGTGCTCTTCACCCAGACGCTCCGTCCCGGGCGCGTGGGCCAGTAG
- a CDS encoding alpha/beta fold hydrolase — MTATVSFTIDSPLGARTATVAYERKGAGEPLLLLHGIGHHLQAWHPVTDILAAEHDVIAVDLPGFGASEPLPEGVAYDLGTVAPALGALCTALGVERPHVVGNSLGGLLALEMGRSGLVRSVTALSPAGFWTQGERRYAFATLLAMRAGAKALPRPAVERLARSAAGRAALTGTIYARPARRSPGAVVAETLALRDATGFAQTLAAGGSVRFTDDVPGLPVTIAWGSRDRLLLRRQGVRAKHTVPGARLVRLPGCGHVPMNDDPALVARVILDTARSTGRVPA, encoded by the coding sequence ATGACCGCCACGGTCTCCTTCACGATCGATTCGCCGCTCGGCGCCCGCACCGCCACCGTCGCCTACGAGCGCAAGGGCGCGGGCGAGCCGCTCCTCCTGCTGCACGGCATAGGCCATCACCTCCAGGCCTGGCACCCGGTGACCGACATCCTGGCCGCCGAGCACGATGTGATCGCCGTCGACCTGCCCGGCTTCGGCGCCTCGGAGCCGCTGCCCGAGGGGGTTGCGTACGACCTGGGAACGGTCGCTCCGGCACTCGGGGCACTGTGCACGGCCCTCGGCGTCGAACGCCCCCACGTCGTGGGCAACTCCCTCGGCGGGCTGCTCGCCCTGGAGATGGGCCGCTCCGGCCTCGTCCGCTCGGTCACCGCCCTCTCCCCCGCCGGGTTCTGGACGCAGGGCGAGCGCCGCTACGCCTTCGCCACCCTCCTCGCGATGCGCGCGGGCGCCAAGGCGCTGCCCCGCCCGGCGGTGGAGCGGCTCGCGCGCAGCGCCGCGGGCCGGGCCGCCCTCACCGGCACCATCTACGCCCGCCCGGCCCGGCGTTCGCCCGGGGCCGTGGTCGCGGAGACCCTCGCCCTGCGCGATGCCACCGGCTTCGCGCAGACCCTGGCCGCGGGCGGTTCCGTACGGTTCACCGACGACGTCCCCGGCCTGCCCGTCACCATCGCCTGGGGCAGCCGGGACCGGCTGCTGCTGCGCCGCCAGGGCGTACGCGCCAAGCACACCGTGCCCGGCGCCCGGCTGGTCCGGCTGCCCGGCTGCGGCCACGTCCCGATGAACGACGATCCCGCGCTGGTCGCCCGGGTGATCCTGGACACGGCCCGCAGCACGGGCCGCGTCCCCGCCTGA
- a CDS encoding GntR family transcriptional regulator, with protein sequence MGTTQLETVPEPKYWHLKTVLSEALDQDFAVGEVLPNERELAARFGVARATLRQALEQLELEGRLQRRRGVGTTVAPPRVGVAVGTAQHSWPGEGVDGWEPVDAAEGVAPAAVVRLLGTGGGFAADQPVHTVRRTRVAHGQAVAAELLYVPAASVPGLPAIEAPAGPARARTVLRELQRLVLDGQDRSVELGSARADDAKELDRLPGAPVLLVTTRYFTAAGTAAVSVATYRADTCRLTFGDSGAVEITHEPRVAS encoded by the coding sequence GTGGGGACCACGCAGCTCGAAACGGTGCCGGAGCCGAAGTACTGGCACCTCAAGACCGTCCTCAGCGAGGCGCTCGACCAGGACTTCGCCGTGGGCGAGGTGCTGCCGAACGAGCGTGAGCTCGCCGCCCGCTTCGGAGTTGCCCGCGCGACCCTGCGCCAGGCCCTGGAGCAGCTGGAACTCGAAGGCCGTCTGCAGCGCCGCCGCGGCGTCGGAACCACCGTCGCCCCGCCGCGCGTCGGCGTGGCCGTCGGGACCGCGCAGCACAGCTGGCCCGGCGAGGGCGTCGACGGCTGGGAGCCGGTGGACGCGGCCGAAGGCGTGGCGCCCGCGGCTGTCGTGAGGCTCCTCGGCACCGGCGGCGGTTTCGCCGCCGACCAGCCGGTGCACACCGTGCGCCGGACCCGGGTCGCGCACGGGCAGGCCGTCGCCGCCGAGCTGCTGTACGTGCCGGCCGCCTCCGTGCCCGGACTGCCCGCCATCGAGGCCCCGGCCGGACCCGCCCGCGCCCGCACCGTCCTGCGCGAACTGCAGCGGTTGGTCCTGGACGGCCAGGACCGCTCGGTGGAGCTGGGCTCCGCCCGCGCCGACGACGCCAAGGAACTCGACCGCCTGCCTGGCGCCCCGGTGCTCCTGGTCACCACCCGCTACTTCACGGCCGCGGGCACGGCCGCCGTCTCGGTCGCCACCTACCGGGCGGACACCTGCCGCCTCACCTTCGGGGACTCGGGCGCCGTCGAGATCACCCACGAACCCCGCGTCGCTTCCTGA